Proteins encoded by one window of Bacillus spongiae:
- the motS gene encoding flagellar motor protein MotS, translating to MKLNRKPLKQQKGAPRWMVTFSDLTTLILVFFILLFSMSQIDIVKFKAIADSFKQKQILEFYPSVIPLENPSASPDVHKKDEMLDPGENQKVEDGVNSLNELLSEINEFVDDQNLSEVAVATRTERGVVLVLQEQILFNSGDDTLRKEAYPLLHKVGDLLTKIPNGVKVVGHTDSRPINTYKYPSNWVLSGARAGSVIEFLVVNENLDPSRFALEGYGETRPIAPNDSQDNLQKNRRVELVILDPETN from the coding sequence ATGAAGCTTAATCGCAAACCTCTTAAACAACAAAAGGGTGCGCCAAGATGGATGGTTACATTTTCGGATTTAACCACTTTAATCCTCGTGTTTTTTATTCTGCTATTTTCCATGTCACAAATTGATATCGTCAAATTTAAGGCTATTGCGGATTCTTTTAAACAAAAGCAAATATTAGAATTCTACCCTTCAGTTATTCCGTTAGAAAACCCTTCAGCCTCTCCAGATGTTCACAAAAAAGATGAAATGCTGGACCCTGGTGAGAATCAAAAAGTGGAAGACGGTGTAAATTCATTAAATGAGCTACTGTCTGAAATTAACGAATTTGTAGATGATCAAAACCTTAGTGAAGTTGCGGTGGCAACTCGGACTGAACGCGGGGTAGTATTGGTGCTCCAGGAACAAATCCTATTTAATTCTGGTGACGATACTTTAAGAAAAGAGGCTTATCCATTACTTCATAAAGTAGGGGACTTGTTAACGAAAATTCCAAATGGTGTTAAAGTTGTAGGACATACGGATAGCCGTCCGATTAACACGTATAAATACCCTTCAAACTGGGTTTTATCTGGTGCAAGAGCAGGGAGCGTTATCGAATTTTTAGTGGTGAACGAAAATTTGGACCCATCCCGATTCGCTCTTGAAGGATATGGGGAAACACGACCGATAGCTCCTAATGATAGTCAGGATAACCTACAAAAAAACCGACGTGTTGAATTAGTTATTTTAGATCCTGAAACTAATTGA
- the motP gene encoding flagellar motor protein MotP: MKKLDVFTPVGLVIGLAFIAFAIITNGGVTGFQSFIDIPAVIVVFGGLISAILVSFSLKELKRMIPVIKKSFQKEEFDLKGLVHTFVTLSERARREGLLALEAEVEDVDDPFIKKGVLLAVDGIEPDVIVDIMNAEILALEDRHRQGRSILEKAGEYAPAWGMIGTLIGLVLMLKSLNDPTTLGPNMAIALLTTLYGTLLANLVFIPMASKLQAKTEKEIFVKQIIIEGVIGVQSGQNPKILEEKLSVFLPKSQRRDEESNEMDGQEAIMNEA, from the coding sequence ATGAAAAAGCTAGATGTTTTTACGCCAGTTGGACTAGTAATAGGGTTAGCCTTTATCGCATTTGCAATTATTACAAATGGTGGAGTGACTGGGTTTCAATCATTCATTGATATTCCTGCTGTCATTGTAGTATTTGGTGGTCTAATTTCAGCGATACTCGTAAGCTTTTCCTTAAAAGAACTAAAACGAATGATTCCGGTCATTAAAAAAAGTTTTCAAAAGGAAGAGTTTGACTTGAAAGGACTTGTTCATACGTTTGTGACTCTTTCTGAAAGAGCAAGAAGGGAAGGGCTATTAGCTCTAGAAGCAGAGGTCGAAGATGTCGATGACCCTTTTATTAAAAAGGGGGTATTATTAGCTGTTGATGGCATTGAGCCTGATGTCATTGTGGATATTATGAATGCTGAGATTCTTGCATTAGAAGATCGTCATCGCCAAGGAAGAAGTATATTAGAAAAAGCAGGAGAATATGCACCTGCCTGGGGGATGATTGGAACCCTGATTGGTCTCGTTCTAATGTTAAAAAGCTTAAATGACCCGACTACTTTAGGACCAAACATGGCAATTGCCTTATTAACAACGTTATATGGAACTTTATTGGCAAACTTAGTATTTATTCCAATGGCATCAAAACTTCAAGCGAAAACGGAGAAAGAAATATTTGTTAAGCAAATTATTATTGAAGGTGTAATTGGGGTTCAATCTGGACAAAATCCGAAAATTTTAGAAGAAAAATTAAGCGTATTCTTGCCTAAATCACAACGAAGAGATGAAGAAAGTAATGAGATGGATGGGCAGGAGGCTATCATGAATGAAGCTTAA